From one Nothobranchius furzeri strain GRZ-AD chromosome 2, NfurGRZ-RIMD1, whole genome shotgun sequence genomic stretch:
- the LOC139062517 gene encoding cartilage intermediate layer protein 2-like has protein sequence MANLMVLTVVAVLLLANVSPSKGLILRCWTRWYDRDDPGGRGDWEDLKNLRMENPGKICLKPSGIDAVTVDGEIPAKETGQYIYAYSTDIGFICRNEDQEFEKCLDYKVRFRCPCFPPVE, from the exons ATGGCTAATCTG ATGGTTCTCACCGTTGTTGCAGTGTTGCTGCTCG CTAATGTGAGTCCAAGTAAAGGAC TCATTCTTCGGTGTTGGACCCGGTGGTACGATCGGGATGATCCAGGTGGACGGGGTGACTGGGAGGACCTGAAGAACCTACGGATGGAAAACCCTGGAAAAATTTGTCTCAAACCTTCGGGAATTGACGCCGTCACCGTTGACGGAGAAATCCCAGCTAAAGAAACAGGACAGTATATCTATGC CTACAGCACAGACATTGGTTTCATTTGCCGCAATGAGGATCAAGAATTTGAGAAATGCCTGGACTACAAGGTTCGATTTAGATGTCCATGTTTTCCTCCAGTTGAGTGA